One window of Rasiella rasia genomic DNA carries:
- a CDS encoding rod shape-determining protein MreD, with protein sequence MGYINPYPYILFILIFPFTGNKSLLIILGFFLGLCVDIFSDSGGVHAAASVFIAYLRPLLLKFSFGVSYEFNTIKLNKADVGARLTYISAAVLLHHLVLFAMEIFNTSHIMLVLKSTLFSSIFTIVVLFCITLLFSRKN encoded by the coding sequence ATGGGGTATATCAACCCATATCCATATATTCTGTTCATACTTATATTTCCTTTTACCGGAAACAAAAGCCTTCTTATAATTTTAGGTTTTTTCTTAGGTCTCTGTGTAGATATTTTTAGCGACTCTGGAGGAGTACACGCCGCTGCATCGGTTTTTATAGCCTATCTCCGCCCTTTACTACTGAAATTTTCTTTCGGGGTAAGTTATGAGTTTAATACTATAAAATTGAATAAGGCAGATGTAGGTGCTAGACTTACGTATATTTCGGCTGCTGTGCTACTACATCATTTGGTGCTTTTTGCTATGGAAATTTTTAACACATCGCATATAATGTTGGTGCTAAAATCTACGTTATTTTCAAGTATCTTTACCATTGTAGTGCTGTTTTGCATTACCTTACTTTTCAGCAGAAAAAATTAA